One Triticum dicoccoides isolate Atlit2015 ecotype Zavitan chromosome 5B, WEW_v2.0, whole genome shotgun sequence genomic window carries:
- the LOC119312656 gene encoding uncharacterized protein LOC119312656 codes for MRIRRSASRLLGSTAASSCPKPEPPRFELPRLEPPPPPPPPPAPAHESGAGFVGPKTSSGGEPCCELSRSPWDLMAQLDLSDPQVEKLFVETSFMSVSWRGCWLFPAGITMPAGSIKEEEDLAVDMVDGVILKLHKAAEKMESMKNQSKQKKNKGLKVKKGVWTCRKNDGKRWCCRRPVSEPNSYCSYHSDQKLPAGDKPRRKRPDIDLGEGFYYYAGFGPGTKRRHTSSSDSVPEVPLPAEPLKEEAPDKMQLDFSAGQVQAANETDHQVVLLPSANIVDEPGTAGMSACDKESGDDVVPEFSVAAKPPKEEPQPEMELNFSAGQAQADETDHQEARTSARVVDKPTGNDGTTGIAGWDEESSNDEALGFNGEQPRDTKRKGPFKKRWRKPVKARSLKSLMMS; via the exons ATGCGGATCCGCAGGTCCGCCTCCCGCCTGCTGGGCTCTACCGCCGCCTCCTCCTGCCCGAAGCCGGAGCCGCCCCGATTCGAGCTCCCCCGATTggagccgcccccgcccccgcccccgccgccagcCCCAGCCCACGAATCCGGCGCCGGGTTCGTGGGGCCCAAGACCTCCTCCGGCGGGGAGCCCTGCTGCGAGCTCAGCCGGTCGCCATGGGACCTCATGGCGCAGCTCGACCTCTCGGATCCCCAG GTGGAGAAGCTCTTCGTGGAGACTAGTTTCATGAGTGTTTCCTGGCGAGGTTGCTGGCTTTTCCCAGCAGGCATCACCATGCCTGCCGGCTCCATCAAGGAGGAGGAAGACTTGGCCGTAGATATGGTTGACGGGGTCATCTTGAAACTGCACAAAGCTGCGGAAAAGATGGAGAGCATGAAGAATCAGAGCAAGCAGAAGAAAAATAAGGGGCTCAAAGTGAAGAAAGGAGTGTGGACGTGCAGGAAGAATGACGGCAAGAGGTGGTGCTGTCGGCGGCCCGTGAGTGAGCCCAACTCGTACTGCTCGTACCACTCAGATCAGAAGCTCCCTGCCGGCGACAAGCCACGTAGGAAGAGGCCAGACATCGACCTGGGTGAGGGGTTCTACTACTATGCAGGGTTCGGCCCCGGCACCAAGAGGCGCCACACGTCAAGCAGTGACAGTGTGCCGGAAGTTCCACTGCCTGCTGAGCCACTGAAAGAGGAGGCACCAGACAAAATGCAACTTGATTTTAGTGCAGGTCAGGTACAAGCAGCGAATGAAACCGACCATCAAGTGGTGCTCTTGCCATCAGCAAACATTGTCGACGAGCCTGGCACCGCTGGGATGTCGGCGTGTGACAAGGAGAGCGGTGATGATGTCGTGCCGGAATTTTCAGTGGCTGCTAAACCACCGAAAGAGGAGCCACAGCCTGAAATGGAACTTAATTTTAGTGCAGGTCAGGCACAAGCTGATGAGACAGACCATCAAGAAGCACGGACATCAGCACGTGTGGTCGACAAGCCTACGGGCAACGACGGCACCACCGGGATCGCAGGCTGGGACGAGGAGAGCAGCAATGACGAAGCGCTTGGCTTCAATGGCGAACAACCCCGCGACACCAAGAGGAAGGGCCCGTTCAAGAAGAGGTGGAGGAAGCCTGTGAAAGCCCGGTCGCTCAAGTCACTGATGATGTCGTAG